The DNA window TGACGCCTGCGAGGAGCAGGGCTGCGGCAAGTTTTTTCAGATGCATGAATTTGTCTCCCTTGGTGGGGCCGGGTTTCGGCTCCAAGATGGCTGTTGAGTAGCACTGCGATGCGAAGCAGGGCCCGGGACGAATACTGAAACTTAGTAGCAGTATTTCGACAACTTCATGCTAGAGGGCAGGGTTATGACATCCCAATCCTGTTTTCCCGATATTGACGTGCGGCGAAATTTATGGCAGGAAAATCAAAACCGACGTTCGACGGAATTGGGTTCGAGCCAGGCTCCGCAGCGGCATGCGGCAAGCAGCAGCGTCAAGCGGTCGAGCTGGACGCGCGTCAACCCGTTGTCGGTGGCACGTAGCCGACGGGCTGATCCGCACCTTCGCCGAAGAAGAAACGCTCCATCTGCCGTGCCAGGTATTTGCGGGCGTTGGCATCGGCCAGGTTCAACCGGTTCTCGTTCACCAGCATGGTCTGGTGCTTGAGCCAGCCCTGCCAGGCTTCTTTCGAGACGTTGTCATAAATGCGCTTGCCGAGTTCGCCGGGGTAGGGGGCGAAGTCCAGACCTTCGGCCTCGTGGCCGAGTTTGACGCAATTCACCATGCGGGTCATGTGGGTTCCTGTGGGGTTGAAGGAGAAGGGCAATACGCAAGGGCAGCGGCGCCGGGCGCAGCTTGTGCGCCGTCAGACCAGACGTTTGACCAGCACGCGCGAGCGGCGTTGGTCGTCGTAGCGCTGGCTGCGTTCGGGGGGAAGCCAGTCGCGCTCCACCGGCACGAAACCGCGCTTGATGAACCAGTGCATGGTGCGGGTGGTGAGCACGAAAATGCTCTGCAGTCCGGCAGCGCGGGCCTGCAACTCGATGCGCTTGAGAATGCGCTCGCCGTCGCCCTGGCCCTGCGCGGAGGGATCGACCGTGAGCGCGGCCATCTCGCCGGTCTTGTGTTCGGGGTAGGGATACAGCGCGGCGCAGCCGAAGATGACGCCGTCGTGCTCCAGCACGGTGTAGTTGGCGATGTCGCGCTCGATCTCGGTGCGGCTGCGCTTGACCAGCACGCCCTGCGCTTCCAGCGGCTCGATGAGTTGCAGGATGCCGCCGACGTCGTCGGCCGTGGCTTCGCGCAGATGCTCCAGATGCTCGTCGGCAATCATCGTGCCCACGCCGTCGTGGGTGAACAGCTCCAGCAGCAGGGCGCCGTCGAGCGCGTAGGGAATGATGTGCGCGCGGTCCACGCCGCCGCGCACCGCGCGCAACGCATGGCGCAGGTAGAAGGCGGTGTCGGTGGGCTGCTGCGGGTCGGGCAGGCGGGCGAGCAGGGCTTCGGCCTGGGCCACGGTGAGTTCGGGCAGCAAGTGGTGGTCTTCGCCAATCACGCCGTCCACCTCCGTGACGAGCACCAGTTTTTGCGCCTTGACGGCTACCGCCACGCTGCTGGCCACGTCTTCCATGCTGAGGTTGAAGGCCTCGCCGGTGGGCGAGAAGCCGAAGGGCGACATCAGCACCACGGCGCCGTATTCCAGCGCCCGCTGGATGGTGGGGGCGTCCACCTTGCGCACCAGGCCGGTGTGCTGGAAGTCCAGGCCGTCGATCACCCCCACCGGGCGGGCGGTGATGAAATTGCCCGACACCACGCGCAGCGACGCGCCGGCCATGGGCGTGTTGGGCAGGCCTTGCGAGAAGGTGGCCTCGATCTCGAAACGCAGTTGACCGGCCGCCTCCTGCGCCGCGTCCAGCGCCACCTCGTCGGTCACGCGCATGCCGTGGGCATAGCGCGAGCCCACGCCTTTCTCTTTGAGTTGCGCCTCCACCTGCGGCCGAAAACCGTGGATGAGCACGATGCGCACGCCCATCGCCGCCAGCAGCGCCACGTCCTGCACCAGGGCGTTGAGCTTGCCCGCGGCAATCAGCTCACCGGCGATGGCGACGACGAAGGTCTTGCCGCGGTGGGCGTGGATGTAGGGCGCAACGGAACGCAGCCATTGCACGAACTGGGACTGTTCTTCGATCATCCTGGAATTATCCGGGATGATGGGCGCATGGCTGAAAATGGACGCTTTGCCAAGCACCCATGCTCCCCAAGCCTCGCCTCGTCAACCCGATTCCGCCCGTGCAGTTTCCTGCCGAGCTGCCCGTCAGCGGCCGGCGCGACGACATCGCCGCCGCCATCGCCGCGCATCAGGTGGTCATCGTCTGCGGCGAGACCGGCTCGGGCAAGACCACGCAACTGCCGAAGATCGCGCTGGCGCTGGGCCGCGGGCTGGGTGCGGGTGGCAGCGGGCTGATCGGCCATACCCAGCCGCGCCGCCTGGCGGCGGTGACGGTGGCGCGGCGCATCGCCCAGGAAATCGGCACGCCGCTGGGCGAGCATGTCGGCTACAAGGTGCGCTTCGCCGACCGCTTCCAGCCTGGCGCCTCGGTGAAGCTGATGACCGACGGCATCCTGCTGGCCGAAACCCAGGGCGATCCGCTGCTGCGCGCCTACGACACGCTCATCATCGACGAGGCGCATGAGCGCAGCCTCAACATCGACTTCCTGCTCGGCTACATCCGCAACATCCTGCCGCGCCGGCCGGACCTGAAAGTCGTCATCACTTCGGCCACCATCGATGCCGAGCGGTTTGCGCGGCATTTCGAAACCGCGCGCGGGCTGGCACCGGTCATTGAAGTATCGGGCCGGCTGTATCCGGTCGAAATGCGCTGGCGCCCCTATGGTGTGGATGCCCAGCCCCGTGCTGGCGCACCCGCTGCCGCAGAACTGGCACCCCGTGCTCAGGCGCAGCGCGAGGAGCGCGACTTGCACGCCGCCATCTGCGACGCGGTGGACGAACTCTGGCGCGAAGGCAGCGGCGACATCCTCGTGTTCCTGCCCGGCGAGCGCGAAATCCGCGAAGCCACCGAGGCGCTGCGCAAGCACCATCTCGACACCTCGCGGCGCGGCGTCGACATCCTGCCGCTGTACGCGCGGCTGTCGCAGGCCGAGCAGGACCACGTGTTCCAGAGTGGCGGCGGGCGGCGCGTGGTGCTGGCGACGAACGTGGCGGAAACCTCGCTCACGGTGCCGGGCATCCGCTACGTGATCGATGCCGGCAGCGCGCGGGTGAAGCGCTACAGCTACCGGCAGAAGGTCGAGCAGTTGCAGGTCGAGCCGGTCAGCCAGGCGGCGGCCAACCAGCGCGCGGGGCGCTGCGGCCGCGTGGCCAACGGCATTTGCATCCGGCTGTATGACGAGGCTGATTTCAACGCCCGCCCGCGCTTCACCGACCCCGAAATCCTGCGCTCCTCGCTCGCCGCGGTGATTCTGCGCATGCAGGCGCTGGGGCTGGAGGGCATCGAGCAGTTTCCCTTCATCGACCCGCCGCCGCGCAAAGCCATTGCCGACGGCTACCAGTTGCTCAGCGAACTGGGCGCGGTGGATGCGCAAAACCAGCTCACCGAGGTGGGCCGCGAACTCGCCCGCCTGCCGCTGGATCCGCGCCTGGGCCGCATGATTCTGGAAGCGCGCAAGCTTGGCGCCTTGCATGAAGTCCTGATCATCGCCGCCGCACTCGCCGTGCAAGATCCGCGCGAACGCCCGGCCGACAGGCAGGAAGCCGCCGACACCGCGCACCGCCGCTTCGTCGAGGGCACGTCCGAACTGGCGGGCTGGCTGAAACTCTGGGCGCATTACCACGCGCTGGTGGCGCATAAAAAATCCAACCGCAAGCTGCACGATCAGTTGCGCGCCGAATTCCTCTCACCCATGCGCATGCGCGAGTGGCACGACATCCACAGCCAGTTGCTCACTGTGGCGGCGGAGCAGGGGTGGCGGGTCGATCCAAGTCAAGCGCCGGGCCGCCAGTCGCCAGAGTCGACTGGCCTTCGTGCCGTCCAAGCCCGCGCAGGCGGCCTTGGAGCCGCGGCGCTCAGCCCCAAGTCTGACTTGCCCCCTCGGGGGGCGGGCGCCGCGAGCGGCGACCTGGGGGCTGTTCCATCCATTGCGGCCAGTGATGAAAACGTCCACCTGAGCTTGCTGGCGGGGCTGCTCGGCAATGTCGGCTGCAAGGCGGATGACGGGCCGCATTATTTGGGCGCGCGCGGCATCAAATTCCTCATCCATCCGTCGTCGCCCATCGGCCGCAAGGCCGGGCGCTGGGTGATGGCGGCGGAGCTGGTGGAAACCACGCGGTTGTACGCGCGCGGCGTGGCGCGCATCGAGCCGCCGTGGATCGAGCGTGTCGGCGCGCATCTGCTGCAAAAAACCCTGCTGGAGCCGCATTGGGAAAAGACGCCGGCGCAGGTGGTGGCGTTCGAGCGCGCCACGCTGTATGGCCTGGTGGTCTACAACCAGCGCCGCATCGACTTCGGCCGTGTGAATCCGGCGCAGGCCCGCGAGCTGTTCATCCGCCACGCCCTGGTGGAAGGCGAGTGGGATTGCCGCTGGCCGTTTTTCGCCCACAACCGCAAGCTCATTGCCCAGGTCGAGGCGCTGGAAGACAAGGCGCGGCGGCGCGACGTGCTGGTGGACGAAGCCTTGATCGAAGCCTTTTACGAGCGCTTCATTCCGCCCGACGTGTTTGGCGGCACCAGCTTCGACACCTGGTATCGCCAGGCC is part of the Thiomonas sp. X19 genome and encodes:
- a CDS encoding oxidative damage protection protein, with amino-acid sequence MTRMVNCVKLGHEAEGLDFAPYPGELGKRIYDNVSKEAWQGWLKHQTMLVNENRLNLADANARKYLARQMERFFFGEGADQPVGYVPPTTG
- the argA gene encoding amino-acid N-acetyltransferase; protein product: MIEEQSQFVQWLRSVAPYIHAHRGKTFVVAIAGELIAAGKLNALVQDVALLAAMGVRIVLIHGFRPQVEAQLKEKGVGSRYAHGMRVTDEVALDAAQEAAGQLRFEIEATFSQGLPNTPMAGASLRVVSGNFITARPVGVIDGLDFQHTGLVRKVDAPTIQRALEYGAVVLMSPFGFSPTGEAFNLSMEDVASSVAVAVKAQKLVLVTEVDGVIGEDHHLLPELTVAQAEALLARLPDPQQPTDTAFYLRHALRAVRGGVDRAHIIPYALDGALLLELFTHDGVGTMIADEHLEHLREATADDVGGILQLIEPLEAQGVLVKRSRTEIERDIANYTVLEHDGVIFGCAALYPYPEHKTGEMAALTVDPSAQGQGDGERILKRIELQARAAGLQSIFVLTTRTMHWFIKRGFVPVERDWLPPERSQRYDDQRRSRVLVKRLV
- the hrpA gene encoding ATP-dependent RNA helicase HrpA — protein: MLPKPRLVNPIPPVQFPAELPVSGRRDDIAAAIAAHQVVIVCGETGSGKTTQLPKIALALGRGLGAGGSGLIGHTQPRRLAAVTVARRIAQEIGTPLGEHVGYKVRFADRFQPGASVKLMTDGILLAETQGDPLLRAYDTLIIDEAHERSLNIDFLLGYIRNILPRRPDLKVVITSATIDAERFARHFETARGLAPVIEVSGRLYPVEMRWRPYGVDAQPRAGAPAAAELAPRAQAQREERDLHAAICDAVDELWREGSGDILVFLPGEREIREATEALRKHHLDTSRRGVDILPLYARLSQAEQDHVFQSGGGRRVVLATNVAETSLTVPGIRYVIDAGSARVKRYSYRQKVEQLQVEPVSQAAANQRAGRCGRVANGICIRLYDEADFNARPRFTDPEILRSSLAAVILRMQALGLEGIEQFPFIDPPPRKAIADGYQLLSELGAVDAQNQLTEVGRELARLPLDPRLGRMILEARKLGALHEVLIIAAALAVQDPRERPADRQEAADTAHRRFVEGTSELAGWLKLWAHYHALVAHKKSNRKLHDQLRAEFLSPMRMREWHDIHSQLLTVAAEQGWRVDPSQAPGRQSPESTGLRAVQARAGGLGAAALSPKSDLPPRGAGAASGDLGAVPSIAASDENVHLSLLAGLLGNVGCKADDGPHYLGARGIKFLIHPSSPIGRKAGRWVMAAELVETTRLYARGVARIEPPWIERVGAHLLQKTLLEPHWEKTPAQVVAFERATLYGLVVYNQRRIDFGRVNPAQARELFIRHALVEGEWDCRWPFFAHNRKLIAQVEALEDKARRRDVLVDEALIEAFYERFIPPDVFGGTSFDTWYRQASKAQPRLLFLEREALMRHEAAGITTEAFPTRLRIGALEMQLAYSFDPGGARDGVTATVPLAALNQIPEQRLAWLVPGMLADKLTALLKSLPQKLRSRLVPLPDTVRRFAAVLSAPERYAQGELLDAVRALVREHTGLIPRPEDFKLDTLGPHVLFNLRVVDEQGRQLGMSRNLSRLRADLADAARTAFQNAVRAQSAQGAELETENGLAELPAALAESSAHPTETPGAEARVAASAQAEPRYIDWTFGELPELLEMRRGQQALVGFPALIDRGDHVQLDVFDTPEAASRAHREGLRRLFALQLREPLKAAEKNLPDFRQAAMHYMPLGAADDLRRQILDAALDLAFLADPLPANAASFAARLAAGRPRLQLLAQEMGRLAATILAEWHAASKKLVAFKPQAALHADITAQLRALLPRRFMLELPATQRAHLPRYLKAVQLRLDKFRADPARDAQRQAEMTPLLARLRRELQQAQQGGASPDPQLVELRWMLEELRVALFAQELRTPTPVSVKRVEKAWGQWRA